The genomic stretch TCTCGTATAAATGAGCGTTCAGTCGTTCGAGCAATGTGGAGGTTGGTGTGATAGACCAATTTTCTAGACGACCATGCTGTAAATGAACCAGTGTATTGGAATGGCCGAATTCAATGGTCAGGTTTCGTAGAGGGCGGACTTCACCTGGAAGCAATACATTGATATCATCTGCATTGTTCCCGAGTTCGCAACGTGAATACGCCAAAAGATTTAACGCATTTGTAAGATCTTGATTAATGAGATCATCTGCGTAGAAAGAGCATGTCTCCAAGTGAGGGCAAAGGGGGTGATTTTGATATCCAGAGGCAAGATTGAGAATGTCAGAACTGGATGAAGGCAATGTGATATTTAATGTAACCAGTTGGGGAGTATGGATTAGGACGCTGGATAACTCGTCTTTATCGATGGATTCCAATCGAGCAGAGAATGACTTTAATGAAGACGGGGAGTTTTTTGCAAGCATGCTAGTGAGACCGGGCATCCATTTTCCTCTGCAGGAAATCACTGTGATATCTTCGATTGCCGGAAGTGTAAGTTGGTTAAAGAAGTGGGGGTGCGATCGATACTCGAATGCGACATCCATTTTGACCAGATTTGGGATGGTGAGGGCCGGGAAGAGTATGTCATCTGTGATCTCTAGAATGGTCAACGTCTCCAGAAGTGGGGAATGAAGGACTGGAGGAATCAAGAAATGAGTAAGGCACTCTTTTTAGTGAACAAGTTGCTCATATGGCAGAATCACATCATCCCCAAATAAGGGCCTCGCCACAGCAACTTTTTTCAGAACTGGCGCCACCTCAAAGAGATCGATGGGCCCAGGGAGTGTATTAACCATAGGCGTCAACAAAGTCAACGATTGAAGCGCCGACAGTCGACTTCTTATCGATTGGAATGCAACCAAAACTTGGGCTGGCAAAGAGAGATATGCTGAGTTCCATCTCTCCGCATGTCGACAGAGAAGGTCAATTACGCTATGCCTCTGCCCACCTAAAGACTTCGAGTAAATCGAAATATCAAGCAGTGCGTCTTTCGAACGACGAAGGAGTTCATTGAGATACTGAATTTGCATGTTGgtttttttacttttgttCTTCAAAGTAATCGCTGGGAATTTCACCCACAAAGCAGTTGTATTCAGAGCGACCGACCTCCATGGACTGCATATCTGCCCGAGAACCCAAGGGAGTGTATTATTATATCTCCAGCTGGGGGCAGCAGACCCCACAGTAGTTTTGGCGAACCATATaaaaatttcttggaggATTTCGGTAGGAAGTCGCCGTATTGGTGAAACCAACGACTTGTGTCGGCTAGCAAATCGATTCGCCTGTCCTATCCTATGGAGAGTTACCATCTCCCAAGCACGGGTTGAATGGCCGGTAGCTCTCCTCTCATCGAGGATATGCGTCCACCGTCTCGATTCGGTCTCTGCTTTCTCGATTGCGGTGGCGATGAGTGCCAATTCAAGGTCGCTAGGGGGATGATTGGAAATAAGCAACTGAGGGTTCGGCGGTGGTGGTAACTGGACTTTTGTGACTCCAGGCAATGATACAATGAGTGCATTTTTAGCTGCACGTCGGATTCTCTTTGCCAgcctcttccttcttctcctagCCTGGTTTACTGTCTTGTGGAAACGGGACACGAGAAGAGATGCTTTCGTCTTTAAAATATGCTTCGTAGAGAGTGTTTCTAGCTTCAACTCCAACCACCGCATCCGAACATAATGCTACCATGATTCTAATCAGTACCCTGAATTGTTGTAAATAAGATAGACACACCCGTGCTCTCCAGAACATTTGAAAGATGCGAAAACTTGACATCCAAGCGCACTCGATTACCGGTGCTTTGACCTATTGTTGCGAATCACGTCGTCCGGAGTCCCATGACTGATACAGTAATAGTATTGTAATTCCTCTGAATTTACCCTTGCCCATGTCGATACATATCAAATTCTGACAGTTGCTCCGAAGAATCGGGATTTTAGCCTTtcagtaaaaaaaaattgtggTAAAAAGGAGGGGAAATTGAGAGCAGTGGCATGTCGGGGTCGGAGATTCAAATGCGTCGGCGACCTAAATATAGAATTGCTTGAACGAAATTGCGATTTAAATATAATTGACATAATAAACTAATTTTGAAGCTACATATACCCTCTCAATGGGGGCGACGAGGATCTCATAAAGCCACGTAAGGATAGGATCCAAGAAAATAGGAAACAGTGCAACAAGTATCATACACAAACAACATTGCCCACGCAATTACACAGAAACCGAGGAACGGGAGTGTCAACTCCgacaaaaaaagagaaaggtcgaagagaagaaagagctCACAAAGCAGCTCGTTGCAATCCGGGCTCAACACCATCTCTAACCGCCAAATATCCCATCAGATCGCTCGTCAAGAACTCGCTTGgccacctcctcctcactTGACCCTTCAAATATTCAGCGGCGATGTTGACGTCGGCCTCCTTCAAACCAGCAACGATTTTACCCAGGTTGGGCGCAATCTCTTTCACAAGTGCGTCAACATACTCCGCAGTGATAGGAGCGCCGGTGTCAGACACACGCGAGCCGTAGTGTACCCACTGCCAAAGTTGGACGCGAGTGATCTCAGCAGTTGCGGCATCCTCCATGAGATAGTTGAGGGGGATACATCCATTTCCACCAACCCAGGCGGCGGTGTAGGCAAGACATGTTTCGACATTTTCACGAACGCCCTCGGAGGTAATCTTTCCTGGTACGGCGGTGCTTAGGAGATCGGCAGCAGCGACTTTGACTTCGGAGCGGAGAACATAGTACTATATAAGATATCGAATTTAATATGAATAGCTTATCAACTCTGAGCACAACGTACCTGATTAGGCCCCAGCATGTTCTGGTCAAAGACCTCGCGTGCGATTTTATTGATGAGGGGATGCGCGATCCAGGTTCCATCATGACCAGCCGTAACCTCGCGCAACTTGTCAGCTCGGACTTTCGCCATGGCTACTTCGTTAGCCTTTGGATCGTCCTTGATGGGAATTTGGGCAGACATTCCACCCATAGCCGCGACCTTGCGCCTAAAGATTGTTGAGCAAATTGGAAAATTTCGAGAGATGTGAAATCGACTAACTTATGGCATGTCTGGATAAGAAGGCGCACATAGGCATCCATAAATGGAACAGTCATGGTGACATCTTTGCGGTCAGGAAGGACAGCACTGCGATCGgcccttctcttctttatGAAGCTAAAAATGTAATCccatctaaaaatagaaacTGAGAATGAGGTCATAATTTGAAATTCTAGGGACATACCGTCCACAGTTCAGGCCAGACGAATGATTTCGCAACTCGAACAGGATCTCTTCCATTTGGAATGCAGCAGGGAGAGTTTCAATAAGAACGGTGGCACGGATGGTATTGTGGGCCATTCCGATATAGGACTGCGAGAATACGAAAACATCGTTCCAGAGTCTCGCTTCGAGGTAGTGTTCCATTTTAGGTAGGTAAAAGTAAGGTCCGTATCCGCGCTTGACCAATTCGTGCGCGTTGTGATAGAAGTAAAGGGCGAAATCGAACAGAGAACCAGACATGGGTTGATTGTCGACGGTAACGCGGGGCTCATCAAGGTGCCATCCTCTGGGCCTGTAGATTTACGAGAGTAAGATAAGCAAAAATAGACAGATAAACGAGACATGGGTGAGACAAAAACTGCAACGGACCGAACGATGAGTACAGCTGGGTTCTCAGAAAGCTTGTACGATTTCCCTCCCGTCTCGAAATCGATTTGCCGCCTGATAGCATCGCGAAGGTTGACCTGGCCATTGATCATGTTGGCGAAAGTGGGGGCGCTGGAATCTACACGACCAGAAACGACAAAAATTCAGTAAAGGATACACCAATAAAAACCAAGACGATAGAAATACCTTCGAAATCCGCCATGAATGTCTTTGCACCGCTGTTGAGGGCGTTGATGACCATCTTCCTGTCTGTTGGACCAGTGATTTCGACGCGACGGTCTTCCAGACCTGGGGCAGGGGGAACGCAGTGCCATGAAGGCTCGGCACGGATGTGCGCAGTCTCCTTGGGAAAGTCGAGAGGAACTCCGGAGTCCAATCTGCGTTGAGCATCCTCGCGAGCGACAAGCAACGACTGGCGAGTAGATTCGAATGTGCGATGGAGAGCGGCGAGGAACTTGAGCGCGCCGTCGGTGAAGAGCTCAGCCTGAGCTTTTGGGGCTACTTTAGAATGGATCTTAACGCCTTGGACGGTCATGGTTGGATGTGGAGATGTGGTTGGTGAGATGGGTACTGTGGTGTGAAAGATGAAAGGTGTGCTTTGAACGACTGAGGGGTTTTGTATGGTGACTGAATCAGGCCGGCTCCCCGTGATATCCGCCTGCCGTATCCCGAACGGATCGACGCCACGTTCCGAATTCGGAATGTCCTATATCACATGAAACTCCGCCTTTTGCCTCTGCTCCGTCGACTCCGTACCAATGGCAGCAAAATGGCAGGCAACACAGGCAAACTCTTCGGCATCGCTGCTCACCACTAATCCACTAACCATCCACAAGTCTCCCCGCTTAGAATACAGCACCGAGTGCCGGCTCCGGTATCCTTCCGGACGGAGATCCAGTTAGGCATGCCGCATCGAACGAAGATGTTCTGCATTTCGACTTGATTAACGACTAATCGTTTAAAACCTGGCTCGGTGAATGCTACAGACAACATAAATGTCTCTAAAatgattatccatcagcgTAGAGGATAGGACGGATCTTGGTAGCCCAGTCGGAGTCCCGGGCACTTGTACTAACAATGGAAATGGAACGGCATAGCGGTGCGTGGGTATGAGTTGTGGATAATACAAACTGATATCATATGCTGTTCATAGTAAAGAATTACAGCATAAATCACCACTGTACAGATGGATGCTCCATTGATTCTTAGAACCACTATTACAATGCCGGTTGGTGCTTTGACACTCGTTAGGCTATCATCCCTTTCTTGAAGATTTCGTGTTCGTTTTTGCCAGCCTGGCTCTACACCTTGTGCTACCTAATCGGACATGAGACAAGTAACCATAAAATAGGTTGATATATTGATAAATAATATACAGAGTGGCTGAGAATGCATCATTAACATCTGGTTGATTCCCGTCCTCGTCATGGAAGGTCCCGCATTTAGGCCAGACGACTAAATTCTCAAGAACTTGTCTTTTTACTTAGTATGTTATGGAGACACACAATTCTCCGGCGTCAAATCAGCGCCTAATTTCTGACAATCTTACGTCATTATGTTTTCTTCTGGATGTATACTCGGGCTTGGAGCTAGGCAAGGGATTCCTCTTGCTCCCCTGACAAGTCAATATGTGCCCAATTTAAATAAATCAGATATTATTGCACGTCCAAAATAAACATATTCTACTCGCTACGCTGGAAAACCGTTCAGCCTCCACTGACACCTCTGGTCCATGTAACCTGCCGGAGCCTTATGACACAAACATTATCTGGTTATCTGATAATCGAGCTCCGCATAAAAAAACTCCGTACATACATAAATGATCTTACCGATTCCTTCTATCTGATCCGTGAACTCGACCCTTCATCTTAGTCGTAATCCTCCGTTACTGGTGCACCGCCAATCTAAATGAAATGCTTTATTGGGCAGATATTTCCAAATAGAGGTATGTATTGATCACTCCTGAATTAAGCACAATCTTTGGGAAGACCACGACTACTAGAAACTCAACAAACGCTTGAAAAACCCGAACGAATTTTACACACTGGCATACCACTTACTAGGCTGCTTCACTAAGGTTTGACCACTATATCGCCAACGTATCATATCGTTAATGTTCACTTCAACAGATCACGTAAATTGCGATTATGCAATGGAGGCGATCCAGACAGAGTTCAGGTGTGATGAGGAGTATGAGTCGTTGGCTACTCGCGCACCCGCTCCATCTTTTTATATAGTCGTGACATGCCGTGGCGGAGTTCTAACTACGGGTTCTGCGGACGTATAAGTGTTGGCATGACAAATGTCAATCAAGGGTAGACGAACCGTCCATTGACTCGGATTCACGGTGTAGAGGTCTTCCCCATGCCAATGACTGATTT from Psilocybe cubensis strain MGC-MH-2018 chromosome 2, whole genome shotgun sequence encodes the following:
- a CDS encoding Malate synthase, glyoxysomal is translated as MTVQGVKIHSKVAPKAQAELFTDGALKFLAALHRTFESTRQSLLVAREDAQRRLDSGVPLDFPKETAHIRAEPSWHCVPPAPGLEDRRVEITGPTDRKMVINALNSGAKTFMADFEDSSAPTFANMINGQVNLRDAIRRQIDFETGGKSYKLSENPAVLIVRPRGWHLDEPRVTVDNQPMSGSLFDFALYFYHNAHELVKRGYGPYFYLPKMEHYLEARLWNDVFVFSQSYIGMAHNTIRATVLIETLPAAFQMEEILFELRNHSSGLNCGRWDYIFSFIKKRRADRSAVLPDRKDVTMTVPFMDAYVRLLIQTCHKRKVAAMGGMSAQIPIKDDPKANEVAMAKVRADKLREVTAGHDGTWIAHPLINKIAREVFDQNMLGPNQYYVLRSEVKVAAADLLSTAVPGKITSEGVRENVETCLAYTAAWVGGNGCIPLNYLMEDAATAEITRVQLWQWVHYGSRVSDTGAPITAEYVDALVKEIAPNLGKIVAGLKEADVNIAAEYLKGQVRRRWPSEFLTSDLMGYLAVRDGVEPGLQRAAL